The Acidimicrobiales bacterium genome contains a region encoding:
- the hemE gene encoding uroporphyrinogen decarboxylase, whose amino-acid sequence MPLEDSSFLRACRLQPVDTTPVWFMRQAGRSLPEYRALRGERSVLEAVRDPALASELTLQPVRRYGVDAAILFSDIVVPLAAVGVDLDVVPGTGPVIASPIRSAADVARLRPLEPELDVPYVLETVRQLAGELEVPLIGFAGAPFTLACYLVEGGPSRTFVRTKALMHGDEALWFALVERLAQSALAFLSAQVEAGASAVQLFDSWAGALSRRDYERYVLPASRRVLEGLAPLRVPRIHFGVGTAELLDLMAEAGPDVVGVDWRTPLPVAARRIGRPVALQGNLDPALCAAGAGPALAEATRVLEDAAGLPGHVFNLGHGVLPETDPDVLARLVDLVHAHGRGPAGRTDAP is encoded by the coding sequence GTGCCGCTCGAGGACTCGAGCTTCCTGCGCGCCTGCCGCCTGCAGCCGGTCGACACGACGCCGGTCTGGTTCATGCGCCAGGCCGGCCGCTCGCTGCCCGAGTACCGGGCGCTGCGCGGCGAGCGCTCCGTCCTCGAGGCCGTGCGCGACCCCGCGCTCGCGAGCGAGCTCACGCTCCAGCCCGTCCGCCGCTACGGGGTCGACGCGGCGATCCTGTTCAGCGACATCGTCGTGCCGCTCGCCGCCGTCGGCGTCGACCTCGACGTGGTCCCCGGCACCGGCCCGGTGATCGCGTCCCCCATCCGCTCGGCCGCGGACGTCGCCCGCCTGCGCCCGCTCGAGCCCGAGCTCGACGTCCCCTACGTCCTCGAGACGGTCCGCCAGCTCGCGGGCGAGCTCGAGGTGCCCCTCATCGGCTTCGCCGGCGCGCCCTTCACCCTCGCGTGCTACCTCGTCGAGGGCGGTCCCTCTCGCACCTTCGTGCGCACGAAGGCGCTGATGCACGGCGACGAGGCACTGTGGTTCGCCCTCGTCGAGCGGCTCGCGCAGAGCGCCCTCGCGTTCCTGTCGGCCCAGGTCGAGGCGGGAGCGAGCGCCGTGCAGCTCTTCGACTCCTGGGCCGGCGCGCTCTCGAGGCGCGACTACGAACGCTACGTCCTGCCCGCCTCCCGTCGGGTCCTCGAGGGCCTCGCCCCGCTTCGCGTGCCGCGCATCCACTTCGGCGTCGGCACGGCCGAGCTCCTCGACCTCATGGCGGAGGCCGGGCCCGACGTCGTCGGGGTCGACTGGCGGACACCGCTGCCCGTGGCGGCCCGCCGGATCGGCCGACCCGTCGCCCTGCAGGGCAACCTCGACCCGGCGCTGTGCGCCGCGGGCGCGGGCCCGGCGCTCGCCGAGGCGACACGCGTGCTCGAGGACGCGGCCGGGCTGCCCGGCCACGTCTTCAACCTCGGCCACGGCGTCCTGCCCGAGACCGACCCCGACGTGCTCGCCCGCCTCGTCGACCTCGTGCACGCACACGGGCGCGGCCCGGCCGGGCGAACGGACGCGCCGTGA
- a CDS encoding heme-copper oxidase subunit III: MAHVTALEQPLPPGPTHARRPQLLAVGVMIWLGSEFMFFSGLFAAFFTIRSHATVWPPPGTKLDTYQALAFTVVLLASSPTMQLGVWAQERGERAKARFWIVTSFVLGLAFLANQAYEWKTLPFRPRTNAYGSLFYIMSGLHGLHVLLGLVAMLALLGRMAGPRGDAGETPVFQAVSYYWHFVDIIWIGLFSALFLLS; the protein is encoded by the coding sequence GTGGCGCACGTCACGGCCCTCGAACAGCCGCTGCCGCCTGGCCCCACCCACGCCAGGCGCCCGCAGCTGCTCGCCGTGGGCGTCATGATCTGGCTCGGCTCCGAGTTCATGTTCTTCAGCGGCCTGTTCGCCGCGTTCTTCACCATCCGGTCGCACGCGACCGTCTGGCCGCCGCCGGGCACGAAGCTCGACACCTACCAGGCCCTCGCCTTCACGGTCGTGCTGCTCGCCTCGAGCCCGACGATGCAGCTCGGCGTGTGGGCCCAGGAGCGCGGCGAGCGCGCCAAGGCGCGCTTTTGGATCGTCACGAGCTTCGTCCTCGGCCTCGCCTTCCTCGCCAACCAGGCCTACGAGTGGAAGACGCTCCCCTTCCGGCCGCGCACCAACGCCTACGGGTCGCTCTTCTACATCATGTCCGGCCTGCACGGCCTGCACGTCCTGCTGGGCCTCGTGGCGATGCTCGCACTCCTCGGGCGCATGGCGGGCCCGAGGGGAGACGCCGGCGAGACGCCGGTCTTCCAGGCGGTGAGCTACTACTGGCACTTCGTCGACATCATCTGGATCGGGCTGTTCAGCGCCCTGTTCCTCCTCTCCTAG